A window from Xiphophorus maculatus strain JP 163 A chromosome 17, X_maculatus-5.0-male, whole genome shotgun sequence encodes these proteins:
- the LOC102233094 gene encoding SLIT-ROBO Rho GTPase-activating protein 1 isoform X4 yields MSNSNKSKKDKEILAEYESQVKDVRAQLAEQQRCLEQQTEMRVQLLQDLQDFFRKKAEIETEYSRNLEKLAERFMAKTRSTKDHQQYKKDQNLLSPVNCWYLLLNQVRRESKDHATLSDLYLNNVISRLTHISEDSARLLKRSKEILQQLQDDLMKLLNELYTVMKTYHMYNAEMISAETKLREAERQEGRVKGVSGSGGGVEPVFGLRIEERHQRRNAARKMEKMREKRKAKYSENKLKTLKARNEYLLTLEATNASVFKYYIHDLPDIIDCCDLGYHSSLSRALRTYLSAELSLEASRRAGLEVLEGAVENLDPARDRQRLLGLYPTAFCPPQRFGFQAHMGDTTTQIASQPQVQAELSLRLTQLQTRLASLKIENEEVKKTWGATLTTLQDMTVLDDCDVSQSFTHSPSSESVKSSVSDGYLNKPSLAKRRANQQETELFYFNKFREYLEGSNLISKLQAKHDILKKALAEGYKSELLTTSRGRKNSHSKHQDSTKAIPLLVESCIRYINLHGLQHQGIFRVSGSQVEVNDIKNCFERGNDPLIDEESNHDINSVAGVLKLYFRGLENPLFPKDRFNDLISCVRMENLYERAQCIRKILLGVPRATLVVMRYLFAFLNHLSQYSDENMMDTGNLAIVFGPTLLPTPDTLDQVACQAHVNEVIKTVILHHDNIFPDIKELPGPVYEKCMTGDQYCESPFSEPGALEETEPDAGTETQTSDEEGEAVEAVARFDYVGRSGRELSFKKGASLQLFQRASHDWWEGRLNGSRGLVPHQYIVVKDRADAMSDTLSQKADSDGGSSSTEDKRSRSELSSPTDIRPPENFNSHRRKRTDGLFRRPLCRSNDNHGNSGVMERSSPPVTGHFSPRDLLLGRGQGMTPPLDSPERRRRSAAVTMTVSRHDSLRRPEDTPIRRSSSGQHSFSDSLRSRVMDAETLAQDIEETVSVALGELRQLERPDRRPAPDVVLDTLDQVKNGPVASCSSESPSPHSTPSTPGTPGTPGTPGTPSPLSPMSPISPLPGPPRPANPSPDALGSFKPVTAARMGAPLRPPALRPKPVVPPKSSTPPLAPPLDKSCTM; encoded by the exons ATGTGCGGGCCCAGTTGGCGGAGCAGCAGCGCTGCCTGGAGCAGCAGACGGAGATGCGGGTGCAGCTGCTTCAGGACCTGCAGGACTTCTTCAGGAAGAAGGCCGAGATCGAAACGGAGTATTCCAGGAACCTGGAGAAGCTCGCAGAGCGCTTCATGGCCAAAACACGCAGCACAAAAGATCATCAGCAATACAA GAAGGATCAGAATCTGCTTTCTCCGGTTAACTGCTGGTACTTGTTGCTAAACCAG gtgaGGAGGGAGAGCAAAGACCACGCCACCCTCAGTGATCTCTACCTGAACAACGTCATCAGCCGTCTGACGCACATCAGCGAGGATTCGGCTCGGCTCCTGAAAAGG agtaaagaaatcctccagcagctgcaggacgaCCTCATGAAGCTTCTGAACGAGCTTTACACG GTGATGAAGACGTATCACATGTACAACGCGGAGATGATCAGCGCGGAGACCAAGCTGCGGGAGGCGGAGCGGCAGGAGGGCCGCGTGAAGGGCGTGTCCGGGTCGGGCGGCGGGGTGGAGCCTGTGTTCGGCCTGCGGATAGAGGAGCGCCACCAGAGGCGCAACGCCGCCCGCAAGATGGAGAAGATGAGAGAGAAG AGGAAGGCGAAATACTCAGAGAACAAACTGAAGACTCTGAAAGCCAGAAATGAGTATTTACTGACTCTGGAGGCGACCAATGCCTCCGTGTTTAAATACTACATCCACGATCTGCCCGACATCATCGAC TGCTGTGACTTAGGGTACCACTCCAGTCTGAGCCGGGCGTTGAGGACCTACCTATCCGCCGAACTGAGCCTTGAAGCCTCCAGGCGGGCGGGCCTGGAGGTGCTGGAGGGGGCTGTGGAGAACCTGGACCCGGCCCGCGACAGGCAGCGTCTGCTGGGCCTCTACCCTACTGCCTTCTGCCCACCGCAGCGCTTCGGATTCCAGGCACACATGGGCGACACA ACGACCCAGATCGCCTCCCAGCCGCAGGTCCAGGCTGAGCTGTCGCTGCGCCTCACTCAGCTCCAGACCCGCCTGGCGTCCCTGAAGATCGAGAATGAAGAG GTGAAAAAGACCTGGGGAGCCACTCTGACCACGCTGCAGGACATGACGGTGCTGGACGACTGCGACGTGTCGCAGAGCTTCACCCACAGCCCGTCCTCCGAGTCGGTCAAGTCCAGCGTGTCGGACGGCTACCTGAACAAACCCAGTCTGGCCAAGAGACGAGCCAACCAGCAGGAGACGGAGCTTTTCTACTTCAAT AAGTTTCGCGAGTATTTAGAGGGAAGTAATCTCATCTCGAAACTCCAGGCCAAACATGACATATTAAAGAAAGCCTTAGCTGAGG GATATAAATCTGAATTACTGACTACCAG TCGTGGGCGGAAGAACTCCCATAGCAAGCACCAG GATTCAACTAAAGCCATACCGCTGCTAGTGGAAAGCTGCATCCGCTACATTAATCTACACG GTCTTCAGCATCAGGGCATCTTCCGGGTTTCAGGCTCACAGGTAGAGGTCAACGACATCAAGAACTGCTTCGAGAGAG GTAACGACCCGCTCATAGACGAGGAGAGCAACCACGACATCAACTCTGTGGCCGGGGTGTTGAAGCTGTACTTCAGGGGTTTGGAGAACCCTCTGTTTCCAAAGGACAGGTTCAACGACCTCATTTCCTGCGTCC GGATGGAAAACCTGTATGAGAGAGCTCAGTGCATCAGGAAGATCCTGCTGGGCGTCCCGAGGGCCACACTGGTGGTGATGCGCTACCTGTTCGCCTTCCTCAACCA CCTCTCCCAGTACAGTGATGAGAACATGATGGACACTGGGAACCTGGCCATCGTGTTCGGCCCCACCCTCCTGCCGACGCCCGACACGCTGGACCAGGTGGCCTGCCAGGCGCACGTCAATGAGGTCATCAAAACGGTCATCCTGCACCACGACAACATCTTTCCCGACATCAAGGAGCTTCCAGGCCCGGTTTATGAGAAGTGCATGACCGGCGACCAGTACTG CGAGAGTCCGTTCAGCGAGCCTGGGGCCCTGGAGGAGACCGAGCCGGACGCCGGTACCGAGACCCAGACCAGCGACGAGG AGGGCGAGGCCGTGGAAGCGGTGGCCCGGTTCGACTACGTGGGCCGGTCCGGCCGCGAGCTGTCCTTCAAGAAGGGCGCGTCGCTGCAGCTGTTCCAGCGCGCGTCGCATGACTGGTGGGAGGGCCGGCTGAACGGCAGCCGCGGCCTGGTGCCTCATCAGTACATCGTGGTGAAGGACAG GGCGGACGCCATGTCCGATACGCTCAGCCAGAAAGCCGACAGCGACGGGGGGAGCAGCAGCACCGAGGACAAGCGGTCCCGCAGCGAGCTGAGCTCCCCGACTGACATCAGACCGCCGGAGAACTTCAACAG CCACAGGAGGAAACGAACCGACGGTCTCTTCCGCCGCCCTCTCTGTCGCTCCAACGATAACCACGGCAACAGCGGCGTGATGGAGCGGAGCTCTCCGCCCGTGACGGGTCACTTCAGCCCCAGAGATCTCCTCCTGGGGCGGGGCCAGGGCATGACCCCGCCCCTCGACAGCCCGGAGCGCCGGCGCCGCTCCGCCGCCGTCACCATGACGGTGAGCCGCCACGACTCGCTGCGGAGGCCGGAGGACACGCCCATACGGCGCTCCAGCAGCGGGCAGCACAGCTTCAGCGACTCACTGCGATCCAGAGTGATGGACGCCGAGACGCTGGCCCAG GACATCGAGGAGACGGTGAGCGTCGCCCTGGGCGAGCTGCGGCAGCTGGAGCGGCCGGACCGCCGGCCGGCGCCCGACGTGGTTCTGGACACGCTGGATCAGGTGAAGAACGGCCCGGTCGCCAGCTGCTCCTCCGAGTCGCCCAGCCCCCACAGTACACCCAGTACGCCGGGGACGCCCGGCACCCCGGGGACGCCCGGCACCCCCAGCCCGCTCAGCCCCATGAGCCCCATCAGCCCGCTGCCCGGCCCGCCCAGGCCCGCCAACCCGTCCCCCGACGCCCTGGGCTCTTTCAAGCCGGTGACGGCTGCCCGCATGGGCGCCCCGCTGCGGCCCCCCGCCCTGAGACCCAAACCCGTGGTGCCCCCCAAAAGCAGCACCCCGCCTCTGGCGCCCCCGCTGGACAAATCCTGCACCATGTGA